In a single window of the Paenibacillus sp. MMS20-IR301 genome:
- a CDS encoding cytochrome c, whose protein sequence is MQKWIMSGLFFAACAFAVVLMFTLPGKSEVAEENKPTMPEVVLDAASAEATVKVSCISCHGDQLQGGVGPSLQQEGGQHDAGQIFSIVTKGRGQMPSFKDKLAPEEIANVALWLSEKK, encoded by the coding sequence ATGCAGAAATGGATTATGAGCGGTTTGTTTTTTGCCGCCTGCGCCTTTGCGGTAGTCTTAATGTTCACATTGCCCGGTAAATCCGAAGTAGCCGAAGAGAACAAGCCGACCATGCCTGAGGTGGTGCTGGATGCAGCCAGTGCAGAGGCTACAGTCAAAGTGAGCTGTATTTCCTGCCATGGCGACCAGCTTCAGGGCGGGGTAGGGCCGAGCCTCCAGCAGGAAGGCGGGCAGCATGATGCGGGTCAGATTTTCAGCATTGTGACCAAAGGCCGCGGACAGATGCCTTCCTTCAAGGATAAGCTGGCCCCGGAGGAAATTGCGAATGTTGCGCTTTGGCTGTCTGAGAAGAAATAA